TTTTCCACATTTTTTCACAGTATACTTTTGGAGAAACCGGGTTTTCGCTTCCCAGTACGAGGGAAAACAAGATTCTTGTTAGTGTGTCTTAAAATCATGTGAGCTCATTTACATGTTGTCTGGCTATGTTAAGATTACTTCCAAAGTGTTTCTTAATTTGGTGTGTTGAGAGGAAGCTAAGTAGTAAAACATCAAATCGTAACACGAGTGAAAAAAATCCTGCCAGTAGAAACTTAAGGTTAAATGCATGAAAACcgtataatttttgaaaatgttcatgcttttaagtttTAAAAGAATATCTATGTCGAACTGAACCAGGTAACATTTCATAAGATCTTCTATCTGACATTTTTTTCTAATTTGACTTCTGTTTTATTGCCGCGTTAAAAATGCTGATTTTTTTCAGCTTAAATTCATGATGCTTTCATTTCTTCACTTTTGACATTTTTTGACACAGCAATATGAATGGCTTATTAGTTCACAATACAAGTCTATGGAGTTGGCAAAATCTGACTGGGCAGCTGTAAGAAAGTCTCCACCATGGGCTATTGATTCTTGGGGCTTAGGTAAGTGTGCATTTGAATGCTCAACACCTGATAAGATGTTTAGTTAATTACTTACCAAGCTAACTTTGAGATTCATCAAATTTATATTTGGGAGAATGGAAATCTGAAACACTTCTCTTCTTGAGAATTTAGGTTTAATGTCTCATTTTTGTGCAAGGCAAAAGCAGCTTGATGTTAATTTAATATGATTTGAGGTTAGATgaacttttaatatttttgtctTCTTTCTCTGCTGGATAAATAGAATAAAGGCAGCTATCCCGTTATTTCGCTATGAGATTCCTTTCTGTGATGAAATTCTTGAAATTAATAGAACACAGATAATCTTTGAAAAATAATGTTTTGAGTAAAAGACTACCTATACTTTTGCATCGATCTGTGGCTTAGGAAAACAAAATAGTATCTTAGGTTAATGAAAACCAATTGCACCTTGTAGAATGTTTTTCTGGTTGATAAGCGTCTCCCATTAGAAATGCTTCAACATATCTATCTGTTAACATAGCTTTCTAATGGAAGGATGATTACTTTGGAATAGATGTaggaatattatttttcttttgagttacttttacttataatatttatttctttcaaaatttgaaataatggaAGGATGATTACTTTGGAATAGATGTaggaatattatttttcttttgggTTACTTTTACTTATAATATGTAtttctttcaaaatttgaataaaaaacatGACACCCTGTGACGGGCTTTTAGGAGGAGTGGGTTTGGGTTTATGTGTAATAATGGGCTGGATCGAAATAGGAACTATAAAAGATATGTGTTAGAATTAAAGTGGGGTGGGGTTAGTTATTTTGTACGTGAGAATAAAAACGGGGCATGGGGTATTTCGATTGGTGTGTATTTTGTTTACAGTTTCTTCTAGCACTTTCTAGGGAGAGAGAGTTTATTCTGTCTAGAATAATTTCTGCTCTAGGGGTCATTATCCTTGTGAGGATTGATAATTTTCTTGTGTAATCTTTCTGGTTCCGTTAATGAAATTATAGTTTGCATTATAATTGTTGTTTGATTTTGTAACACATCCTTTGTAGTTTATCCCAAGATTTctcctttttaattttttatgctgCAACGATAGGCTGTCTGATTTATGAACTATTCTCGGGCGCTAAGTTGAGTAAAACAGAGGAGTTGCGGAATACCTCTAGCATACCTAAGGTGCAACATACTTGTTTATGCTTTTTTTAACTTATCAGGGGTATATTTCCAGTTGGTATTCAGAATTTATTGTTATTCTCAGATTGTGTAATTATTATGCAATCCTGAATTCAATTGGTTCAGTGATTGCTTCAAGTTTCATTCGATTTGATAATTGGTTAACTTTGCAATTGTATATCGGTCTGTCCCAGTCTCTACTTCCAGATTATCAGCGTCTTTTGAGTTCTATGCCCTCTCGCAGGTTGAATTCGTCAAAGCTTCTGGAAAATGGTGGTATGTTTTTCTTCTGATATTTCAGTATATTTGGCTgaattattttacaatttttctATCTAGACTGGATGTTAGCTTGACATTACCTGACAGAATTCTTTACAGCTCCATATTACTTAATAGATATGTTTATACCTCCATTACCTGTTAGAATTTATTTCTTAAATATTTCCTCTGAACaacttccgctgcaatattgaGTGCACAagcatttttatttaatttgtaattaaataatcatGGTATAGGTTACCATACTTATACAGATTAGTAATCTAATATGATTGTTACAGTTTGGATTATTCAATCGCTCTATGAGATGCCACTATTTTTCTGTGCTTTTTATGTGACTATTTCCTCTTTCCTCAACATAGGTTTCATTTATCTTTGCTCTTCAACTTCTGTTGAATTTTTTACAAATTAAGGACAATGTATGTTTAGTTGCAACTGTTCCTTTTTCAGTTAGTATAAACTTCACTAGCATTTACATTTGCTCTTAAAGATTGAAGACAATATGCCAATGCCAATTATAATTCCACTCTTATTTGCTTTTATATGCGAAATTGATGGTTTACTTGTCGAAGGTGCGCAAAACTAGCTGAAATTTCATCTGGATAGAAATAGATATCAAGCATTCTTCTGTCGCCTGTTTCTCTAAACTTGTGGAACAAGTTGATCATTGATGTTTGGGTTTTATTGATCTATAATTCACTCCCATGCTCCATGTTATTGAATTTTATATGACCGCCTGACATAAGAACGGTTGTTAAGATTTGGTTTAGATTTGCTAGATAAGCAAAAGTAAATTCTTTTATGGAGTTACAACGGCATTGTTTCTCCACAAAGATTGTGGTTTGATTTTTGCTGacacaaataatatattttgactTCGCTGGTTCAAGATTATGAGTAACCTTTTTTGTGGACTATTTATTTAATGGACTAAAATTTTCTTGTTATGTGTTGGCAGAATATTTTGAAAACAAGTTGGTGGAGACCATCCACTTTATGGAAATTCTTAACTTGAAGGACAGTGTAGAAAAGGATAACTTTTTTCGTAAGCTTCCAAATCTTGCAGAGCAGCTGCCTCGCCAAATAGTGCTGAAAAAGGTAGTGTTTATGAAGTTCCATGATCTGTTTAATTTTTTACAACTGAATTTACTAAAGTTTTACTTTTTTAGTTGCTTCCATTACTAGCGTCCGCCATTGAATTTGGTTCAGCTGCTGCACCTGCATTGACTGCATTGTTGAAACTGGGTTCTTGGCTTTCGACAGAAGAATATAGCCATAAGGCAACTATCTTTTATATCTTTATTGCAATCTTTCATATTGCTTTTTCTTGTAGTTAAACTTGGTTTTGTTGTTCGTAGGTATTGCCTACAGTTGTCAAACTTTTTGCATCTAATGATCGGGCTATGCGAGTTGGTCTTCTTCAGCATATCGATCAGTATGGCGAGGCCTTATCTGCTCAAATTGTTGACGAACAAGTATAAACAAGGCTCATAATCACGATAAATACTCATAACGTTAAATCTCCACTCTGTTTGATGCACAAATAAATCGGTGTGgggttttgaaaaaaatatgttttattgcaGGTTTACCCTCACGTTGCTAATGGATTTTCTGACGCATCAGCTTTTCTAAGAGAGTTGACCCTGAAATCTATGCTTGTCTTGGCTCCCAAGGTAACTGCTCTTTCTCTTTCAAGGGATGTACAAGCTGATGTTCAAGCCAAAACTAAATTATTCTTGAATTTTTCCTTGCTTAACCTTTTCACAGCTCTCTCAGCGCACTGTATCGGGATCGTTGCTAAAGTTTCTTTCAAAGCTTCAGGTATGTGCTCATGCATGCTGAATAAAAAGTCTCTTAATCGAATATGCTATAATTTTCGTAAACTTTTACGTCTATGACTTCCTTTGATGTTTTTAGCATTCTACGAATTTGTTATTCTACTTTTATTACTCTTGTAGGTTGATGAAGAACCAGCAATCAGAACAAATACAACCATATTACTTGGAAATATTGCGAGTCACCTGAATGAGGGGGTCAGTATCAAATGGTTCTTATACAATAATCCTTTTTTCTGACCTTTCAGATGTTTCTGGCACTTGTATCCTTTGAtactaaataaatatttggttCCAATATTAACATCTCAAGAATTTACTGTAATGCAGACAAGGAAAAGAGTTCTGATAAATGCATTTACAGTTCGAGCCTTGCGTGATAATTTTTCTCCTGCTCGAGGAGCAGGTAAAACTTTACTCTTTTTCTTGACCTTATAGCAGGAAGACTTTAGTGTCCTTGAGTTGGTTTCTTACACCATGTACTTTTCTTAGTCTTTTACCCAAAAAGAATTTATAAAGAAAGTTTTTGTCCCTCTATTAGTCAAAATGAATTCTCTACCCTTTCCGGGTTCCCCTCGCCCCACCTCTCATCTCTCCTATATTGTTACTTTCTTTTGTGTCAGGTATTATGGCTTTATGTGCCACTAGTTCTTATTATGATGTCAATGAGATTGCAACTCGAATTTTGCCAAATGTTGTTATCCTGACCATAGATGCTGACAGGTATTATTTTACTTTGATTGTCTGGTTGTGAGTATTAATTTCTCCCTtccatatttattttttgttgtttaTGTGTTCTTAAGAATGTCCCCAGTGAGCTGATCTTGAATTAATTGACATCGGATGCCACCTTTATACAAATCTTTTGATTGCATTTTCTAAAGTTTTTCTAGGTTGACCTTGAATATGCTTCATGAGGTTGAGCTCCATGTAGAAACATTTTGGTCTTGGGGAAGCATTAATAGTGAATTAAAGGGAAAGGTTGATATTATGCTGTTTActcaaaatatttcattttacaTTTCTCAAGATAATACAGAGTTGAATTGTGTGACATCAAATTGTAGGACACCATCTTTCAATCTTTGCGAATTTTTTCAGGAGAACAAATATTCTTAGTTTGGTGTCGCTGGCCATCTCCACACCCACACACACCcacatacacatatatatagatgATCTTGCCTACCGGTGAACTTGTTACTTCCAAATTCTGCAAGCTATACTGGTGTTCTTGTATATGTTTCTTTTTGTTTAGGCATGTTGACTTTAATGCTGGAGGAAAGTGTTATTTTCTTCCGTTTCCTTGTCTCCATATTCTAATTGCTTCTTATCCCTGTGATTATTTGCTTTGTACCCTTGATGCACATTTGATGCCTTTTGTCATGGGCTCCTCATCTtattagactttttatatttcatCTTTTCTTACTCCTGCTGGGACAGTGATGTTCGATCAAAGGCATTCCAGGCTGTTGAACAGTTTTTGCAATTAGTGAAACAATACCACAATAAGGTGTGTACCTTATTGTTGTGTGGTATTACTTCCTGGATATTGGTAAAAGGATATGAATTATTGCTAAAGCTCGCGAAAAATTCTGGAGAACAGTGTGATTCATAACTTAATCAAGCCCCGTCTGATAGGGAAAAAGATAAAGACTTAATTGCACAACAGTGCATGGTATTTATGTTTGCTTTCTGCTGTCACAATCGCAAGATTTGATCAATGAATCGGATCCAAATTACTGACTAGTccttcctttttttttctcttttgatTTGAGGATTAATGGTATCTTTTGGTTCCTTTAGACAAGCACTGGAGACACCACAGGTTCATCAGATGCAGGAATTTCGTCAATACCTGGAAATGCTGGTTTACTTGGGTACGTTGAGTTTGAGTCtataatttttggaattttatgaGGTACGGAGCCTAATATATCTTTCCTCATTGCAACTGGAATTAGTTTGAATTAGCAATTTATAAGGTTCCCTTgtcttttgttttttattacCTTTGATGCTTTATCGACTTGAACTTGTGTTATAATATCTGTGAAGAATGTAGTAAAAGGTACGTGGTTGGAAATCCTTAATATTCTTGATGGGGTTTACATGTAGAAAAAGGATGACATTTGTGGTAAAAATAATTTGTATTTGTACTTGGGATATAAATTGTACTGGAGGATGATTGGGATTTTCAAAAGAAGGGTGATACTTTCTGACACTTTGAAGTGAACAATTTTTGTCACCTGTTTGTTGTTCTTTTTGCCGTCCCTTTCGTGGTTCTATGGCTGCTATCGAAGTCGTATTGTTTTCTCCCCACTAAATAAAACTGCAGGatctaatatttttaaactaAATGTCTACTCTTTTCATCGTAAAGAGATTTGCCTTCGCTGTTGGTATCACTTTACGGATTTTGATGCAGATGGGCTATGAGCTCTTTGACTCTTAAAGGCAAACCTTCTGAACAGAATACCCTTGCTTCATCGGACACAAAAAATGCACCTCTTACTTCATCAATTTCCAATTCCAGCTATGGTACGCATTCTACCTCTTTTTCCATTGAAAAAAATAACTGTTTTGCCTCTTGTATTTTAGGATAATTGACTTATCCTGCAACGATACGTCTCTAATTAGTTGTTATTTCTGCCCTTGCTTGCATTCAGGATAAGTCTCTAATAGTTGTTATTTCTGCCCTTGTTGCACTTACTTGCATGCTGGCCAGTACACTGCATTGACATTGATACTTTGATGCCAGTGATGGATACAGCAAATGTATCATCGGTCCGTGTAAATTCCCATTCTGACTTGACTGAATTCACCGACCATCCTCCACCCGCATCCCCTACATCAACTGATGGGTGGGGTGAGCTCGAAAATGGCATTGATGAAGACAAAGATGGTTGGGATGATATTGAGCCGTTGGAGGAATTAAATCCATCTTCAGCTCTTGCAAGCATCCAAGCTGATAAAAAACGTCCCGTCTCACAGCCAAAGCCTCGAGATAATACTTCCAAAGAGGATGACTTGAAAACAGGTACTTGAACTCATATCATCACATAATGATGCACACTAGTGCGTGGAAGATCACTCTAGATTTACTTCTAATCCAATGCAATGTTCGGTTCAGTTCCCAGCTCAAGACTGAAGAGCGCGTTAAAGACAAGCAACAATGatgatgataataatgataGTGACGCTTGGGGTTCTGTAGCACATCCTGCTCCAAAATCTACATCAAAACCTTTAAACTCGAAATCCAGCAAAGTTGATGATGATCCATGGGGCGCTATAGCTGCCCCAGTTCCTAAAACATCTTCCAAGTCTTTGAATCTGAAATCTAGTGGATCTGCTGATGATGACCTCTGGGCATCCATTGCAGCTCCGCCACCAACCACTGGAGCGAAGCCTTTGTCATTCGGGCGAGGTAGAGGAACCAAACCAGCTGCTCCTAAATTGGGTGCTCAGAGGATAAACAGAACCTCATCGGGGATGTAATTTAAGGTACAAGAGAACCGATTTTTGGCATTTTTCTGTACATTTTGTAGTTCCTTTCTAATGGcaactaaattttttatatattttttttaataagaaaTCCATATTTGCTCTGTAGTAGTATTTCTGCTTTGAACAAAtgccttcttttttttttccctgtTTTGTAAAAATTATCCATTCATTGTACGCTATTATTTTTTTGTGTGAGTTGTACATTAACACCGATGAAACATATTCTGTACAGTATAATCAATCATACATCGTATGTATAATTATTGATGATTACCACCAAAAAAATTTAGTGGTTTAAACTATATGATTATGCTTCACACGCATGATCATATTTTTCTGATTTCTTTAGGCCTTGTACATTTTGGCATTGAGGGGTAGGGTGTAGATGAAGTAGAATACGAGgatatcataatttttaaggCTCGAATTTGTTTCGATTTAGATGTACTTGAGCTCAAatagtttaaatatttttttacaaatttgGTTCGAATTACGAGTTCTGTAGGTTTACATCGGCAATATACGTTTGCATCCGCCATTGAGGTATGAATAAATCATTCAAGTTTTCACACAAAGAAATGCAATTTAAAATCTTTGAATAACAAGATAGTCTGAGTATGAGGCATCTTGTAGTCAAGTTGAGCTTGAGTTGCTATAAAGTTTTATAATTCTAGCTCAAGCTTTTACTAAACTAGAGACTTTCAAGCAGGGATGTCAAAATCAAATACGATCTTTCAACCAGATATGGTTCAACTCGAAAAAAAATCAGGTTTTGGGTTTTCGGGTTCGGTTTAGATCGTGTTGTACCCGATAGCTGACCCAAAAAAATGACTAGGTTGGGTTCGTGTTGACccgaaaattgtaattttttaaaaataataataattaataaatattccctatattattatatattgtatgtttcaaaaaatatttattgtatatttataccataaattttcataatttaatatttattttgaacattttttattatttaaaaatagtttatttgatttaataattatattttattttctacgattagactttcaaatttaaattatatatatgagagatatttattattatgtgttaaattaaaatattttttttgaattttgtttatttttttaaaaaaaattcaaaatcgggtTGATTAGTTTGATTCGAGTTTGGGTCGAGTTTAGAGTTTTCGGGGAAATTTTTGAATATTGAGCAATTTTTGAA
The sequence above is a segment of the Primulina tabacum isolate GXHZ01 chromosome 6, ASM2559414v2, whole genome shotgun sequence genome. Coding sequences within it:
- the LOC142549241 gene encoding uncharacterized protein LOC142549241 produces the protein MFKFLKGVVGGSGTGLKDLPYNIGEPYSSAWGSWVHSRGTSKEDGAPVSIFYLSGSNVNDGHLTAGRNGVKRLRTVRHPNILLFLHSTEAETFDGSSTKVTIYIVTEPVMPLSEKIKELGLEGSQRDEYFAWGIHRIAKAVSFLNNDCKLVHGNVCMASVVVTQSLDWKLHAFDVLSEFDGNSEAASGPMLQYEWLISSQYKSMELAKSDWAAVRKSPPWAIDSWGLGCLIYELFSGAKLSKTEELRNTSSIPKSLLPDYQRLLSSMPSRRLNSSKLLENGEYFENKLVETIHFMEILNLKDSVEKDNFFRKLPNLAEQLPRQIVLKKLLPLLASAIEFGSAAAPALTALLKLGSWLSTEEYSHKVLPTVVKLFASNDRAMRVGLLQHIDQYGEALSAQIVDEQVYPHVANGFSDASAFLRELTLKSMLVLAPKLSQRTVSGSLLKFLSKLQVDEEPAIRTNTTILLGNIASHLNEGTRKRVLINAFTVRALRDNFSPARGAGIMALCATSSYYDVNEIATRILPNVVILTIDADSDVRSKAFQAVEQFLQLVKQYHNKTSTGDTTGSSDAGISSIPGNAGLLGWAMSSLTLKGKPSEQNTLASSDTKNAPLTSSISNSSYVMDTANVSSVRVNSHSDLTEFTDHPPPASPTSTDGWGELENGIDEDKDGWDDIEPLEELNPSSALASIQADKKRPVSQPKPRDNTSKEDDLKTVPSSRLKSALKTSNNDDDNNDSDAWGSVAHPAPKSTSKPLNSKSSKVDDDPWGAIAAPVPKTSSKSLNLKSSGSADDDLWASIAAPPPTTGAKPLSFGRGRGTKPAAPKLGAQRINRTSSGM